A part of Streptomyces sp. NBC_01451 genomic DNA contains:
- the fomD gene encoding cytidylyl-2-hydroxypropylphosphonate hydrolase: MTDDGAVRQVEAGGSAAYWSPGSQILWRYRENSGERFHIARPVTVVRDDPEVLAVWMAPGTECVKPVLADGTPVHVEPLESRYTKPRTVLRDRWFGTGVLKLARPAEPWSVWLFWEPGWQFKNWYVNLEEPLARWAGGVDSEDHFLDITVNPDRTWEWRDEDEFAQAQQAGLMDAQLAERVREAGRSAVDVIHAWGAPFADGWQHWRPDPSWAVPSLPEDWDRTPAHLSS; this comes from the coding sequence ATGACAGACGACGGAGCGGTGAGACAAGTGGAAGCGGGCGGATCGGCGGCGTACTGGTCTCCCGGAAGTCAGATCCTTTGGCGGTACCGCGAGAACTCCGGTGAGCGCTTCCACATCGCGCGTCCCGTCACCGTCGTGCGGGACGATCCCGAGGTGCTCGCCGTGTGGATGGCACCGGGTACCGAGTGCGTCAAGCCCGTGCTCGCCGACGGTACGCCCGTTCATGTGGAGCCGCTGGAGTCGCGGTACACCAAGCCCCGGACCGTGCTGCGCGACCGCTGGTTCGGTACCGGGGTGCTGAAGCTGGCGCGGCCCGCCGAGCCCTGGTCGGTGTGGCTTTTCTGGGAACCGGGCTGGCAGTTCAAGAACTGGTACGTGAACCTGGAGGAACCACTTGCCCGTTGGGCCGGCGGGGTCGACTCCGAGGACCACTTCCTCGACATCACCGTGAATCCCGACCGGACATGGGAATGGCGCGACGAGGACGAGTTCGCGCAGGCCCAGCAGGCCGGGCTGATGGACGCCCAACTCGCCGAACGGGTAAGGGAAGCGGGGCGTTCGGCGGTGGACGTCATCCATGCCTGGGGGGCGCCGTTCGCGGATGGCTGGCAGCACTGGCGCCCGGATCCGTCATGGGCTGTACCGTCACTGCCGGAGGACTGGGACCGTACGCCCGCGCACTTGTCGTCATGA
- a CDS encoding SpoIIE family protein phosphatase: MASSSGTGTGTSGSTGPNPAGPPVSPGPEHSQPDQPSSTEPDAHRPRPAPDSIPVQPGAETARPGTENHASVNGPADGDSAAPAASALAGKERRSGQGNPAGTPLPMRRDGDRLRFVGAATRRIARGIDLDEIVMGLCRATVPTFSDTILVYLRDPLPVGDERPTGPLVLRLRRSDRLPQERDTENGFLATSAVPQPPPELSPVSAELCEVRPGGALAEVLRGVRPVFADAPAARAALPELLGEGCELDVPDGQRAILAPLRGRRRVIGAALFLRRPERIPFETDDLLVAAQLATHSALGIDKAVLYGREAYIADELQRTMLPETLPRPTGVRLASRYLPAAETARVGGDWYDAIPLPGSRVALVVGDVMGHSMTSAAIMGQLRTTAQTLAGLDLPPQEVLHHLDEQAQRLGTDRMATCLYAVYDPVSHRITIANAGHPPPVLLHLGGRAEVLKVPSGAPIGVGGVDFEAVELDAPAGATLFLYTDGLVESRLRDVWTGIEQLREKLAATAQLTGPDHPPPLEALCDEVLDMLGPGDRDDDIALLAARFDGIAPSDVAYWYLDPEDAAPGRARRLARRALSRWGLEDLTDSVELLVSEVVTNAVRYATKPITLRLLRTDVLRCEVGDDVPQLPRLRQARATDEGGRGLYLVNRLARRWGATRLSTGKVVWFELNRT; this comes from the coding sequence ATGGCATCCAGCTCGGGTACTGGTACCGGTACGTCCGGCTCCACCGGCCCCAACCCCGCCGGTCCCCCGGTCTCCCCCGGGCCCGAGCACTCGCAGCCCGACCAGCCGTCCTCGACCGAGCCCGACGCGCACCGCCCGCGTCCGGCGCCGGACAGCATCCCGGTGCAGCCGGGCGCCGAGACGGCCCGCCCGGGCACGGAGAACCACGCGAGCGTGAACGGGCCCGCCGACGGCGACAGCGCCGCCCCGGCCGCGAGCGCCCTCGCGGGCAAGGAGCGGCGTTCCGGCCAGGGCAACCCCGCCGGCACTCCCCTGCCGATGCGGCGCGACGGCGACCGGCTGCGGTTCGTCGGCGCCGCCACCCGGCGTATCGCGCGGGGCATCGACCTCGACGAGATCGTGATGGGGCTGTGCCGGGCCACCGTGCCGACGTTCTCCGACACGATCCTGGTCTATCTGCGCGACCCGCTGCCGGTCGGCGACGAGCGGCCCACCGGCCCGCTGGTGCTGCGGCTGCGGCGCAGCGACCGCCTGCCGCAGGAGCGGGACACCGAGAACGGCTTCCTGGCCACCTCCGCCGTCCCCCAGCCGCCGCCCGAGCTGTCCCCGGTCAGCGCCGAGCTGTGCGAGGTGCGTCCCGGCGGCGCGCTCGCCGAGGTGCTGCGCGGCGTCCGGCCCGTCTTCGCGGACGCGCCCGCCGCCCGCGCGGCCCTGCCCGAACTGCTCGGCGAGGGCTGCGAACTGGACGTACCGGACGGACAGCGCGCGATCCTCGCCCCGCTGCGCGGCCGGCGGCGGGTCATCGGGGCCGCGCTGTTCCTGCGCCGCCCAGAGCGCATCCCGTTCGAGACGGACGACCTCCTCGTGGCCGCCCAGCTCGCCACCCACAGCGCCCTCGGCATCGACAAGGCGGTGCTGTACGGCCGCGAGGCCTACATCGCCGACGAGTTGCAGCGCACGATGCTGCCGGAGACCCTGCCGCGGCCCACGGGTGTGCGGCTGGCGTCCCGGTACCTGCCCGCCGCCGAGACCGCCCGCGTCGGCGGTGACTGGTACGACGCGATCCCGCTGCCCGGCAGCCGCGTCGCGCTCGTCGTCGGTGACGTCATGGGGCACTCCATGACCAGCGCGGCCATCATGGGCCAGCTGCGGACGACCGCGCAGACCCTCGCCGGGCTCGACCTGCCCCCGCAGGAGGTCCTGCACCACCTCGACGAGCAGGCCCAGCGGCTCGGCACCGACCGCATGGCGACCTGCCTCTACGCGGTCTACGACCCGGTGTCGCACCGGATCACCATCGCCAACGCCGGCCATCCGCCGCCCGTCCTGCTGCACCTGGGCGGCCGGGCCGAGGTGCTGAAGGTGCCGTCCGGCGCCCCCATCGGGGTCGGCGGTGTCGACTTCGAGGCAGTGGAGCTGGACGCGCCCGCCGGTGCCACCCTCTTCCTCTACACGGACGGGCTCGTCGAGTCCCGGCTGCGGGACGTGTGGACCGGCATAGAGCAGCTGCGCGAGAAGCTCGCCGCGACCGCCCAGCTGACCGGGCCGGACCATCCGCCGCCCCTCGAAGCGCTGTGCGACGAGGTCCTCGACATGCTCGGCCCGGGCGACCGGGACGACGACATCGCGCTGCTCGCCGCCCGCTTCGACGGCATCGCGCCGAGCGACGTCGCGTACTGGTATCTGGACCCGGAGGACGCGGCGCCCGGCCGGGCCCGTCGGCTCGCCCGGCGCGCGCTGTCCCGGTGGGGTCTGGAGGACCTGACGGACTCGGTGGAGCTGCTGGTCAGTGAGGTCGTGACGAACGCGGTGCGCTACGCGACGAAGCCGATCACCCTCCGGCTGCTGCGGACCGACGTACTGCGCTGCGAGGTCGGCGACGACGTGCCGCAGTTGCCGCGGCTGCGGCAGGCACGGGCAACGGACGAGGGCGGGCGGGGACTGTATCTCGTCAACCGGCTGGCCCGGCGCTGGGGTGCGACCCGGCTGAGCACGGGGAAGGTGGTCTGGTTCGAGCTGAACCGGACCTGA